A stretch of DNA from Verrucomicrobiales bacterium:
TCATGAATGATCAGCACGCACTGCATAACGCAGCCCTCAACTCACAGTGTCGGACGCTCCCGATGCCACGGGGTGCTCTGCTCATACGCATGCGCGATCTGGAGCAGAGTCTCCTCACCAAAGGGCTTGCCTAGGAGCTGCAGGCCAATGGGAAGCTTCGGCGACTGGGTGAAGCCGCACGGCAGGCTAATGCCCGGGATGCCCGCCAGATTGCACGAGATGGTGTAGATGTCGCTCAGATACATCTGGAGCGGATCGCTGGTTTTCTCGCCAGCGCGAAACGCGGCCGTCGGTGTCGTGGGCGTCACGATGGCATCCACCTTCTCGAAGGCGTTCAAGAAGTCTTGCCGAATCAAGGTCCGAACTTTTTGCGCCCGGAGGTAGTAAGCATCGTAGTAGCCGCTGCTCAGAACATAGGTCCCCAGAATGATGCGTCGCTTGACCTCGGGACCGAACCCGCGACCGCGCGTGCGCTCATACATCGAGATAGGGTCTGGACCATCCACTCGGGCGCAATAGCGAACGCCGTCGAATCGAGCCAAATTGGCCGAAGCCTCGGCGGTCGCGATGATATAATACACCGCCACAGCGTACTCCGTATGCGGCAGGGAAACCTCCACCACTTCGGCCCCCAAGGAGGTCAACTGCTTCACCGCAGCATCCACGGCCGCCTTCACCTCAGGATCCAATCCACCGACCAGAAACTCTTTCGCGATGCCCAGCTTGAGCCCCTTGAGATCCCGTCCCAGAGCCGCTTCGTAATTGGGCACCGCACGCGGAATGCTCGTGGAGTCCCGACGATCATGGCCGGAAATCACACCCAGCAGCCTGGCCGCATCGCGCACGTCCTTGGTGAACGGACCGATCTGGTCGAGCGATGACGCAAAGGCCACCAGCCCGAAACGGGAGACCGATCCGTAGGTCGGCTTGAACCCGACACAACCGCAGAGCGCGGCCGGTTGACGAATGCTCCCTCCCGTGTCCGATCCAAGTGTCGCGATGACCTCATCGGCTGCAACCGCCGCCGCACTTCCGCCGGACGACCCACCCGGGATGCGGGACGTATCCCAGGGGTTGCGAGTGGTGAAGAATGCGGAGTTCTCCGTCGAGCTGCCCATGGCGAACTCGTCCATGTTGAGCCGGCCCAGGATGACCGCTCCCGCCGAGCGAAGCTTTTCGATGACCGTCGCGTCGTAAGGGGATATATAGTTGCCGAGAATCTTGGAAGCGCACGTCAGGGAATGACCTTTGACGGCAATGACGTCCTTGATCGCAATGGGAACTCCCAACAACGGGTGAGCGGCCCGACTGGCGCCCGACTGGATCAGACGGTCAGCCTCATCAGCCTGCGCTAAAGCATCGCTCGCCTCGGTTTTGAGAAAGGCTTTGACCTGAGGGTCTACCTTTGCGATCCGATCCAAGCATGCCTGGGTGGCCTGGCGGGCGGAGACCTGTCGGGAATCCAACTGCTGGCCCAACTCGGAAATCGTCAATTGATTCAACATAGCAGGAACGGGAGAAAAGAGATGACGGGATGAGCGGCGGTCACTCCACGATTTTGGGAACGACAAACAATCCAGCGCCACTCGCGGGCGCATTCTGCAGCGCCTCAGCGTTCGACAAGGATCCAGTCACCACATCCGGGCGGGTAACATTC
This window harbors:
- the gatA gene encoding Asp-tRNA(Asn)/Glu-tRNA(Gln) amidotransferase subunit GatA, which encodes MLNQLTISELGQQLDSRQVSARQATQACLDRIAKVDPQVKAFLKTEASDALAQADEADRLIQSGASRAAHPLLGVPIAIKDVIAVKGHSLTCASKILGNYISPYDATVIEKLRSAGAVILGRLNMDEFAMGSSTENSAFFTTRNPWDTSRIPGGSSGGSAAAVAADEVIATLGSDTGGSIRQPAALCGCVGFKPTYGSVSRFGLVAFASSLDQIGPFTKDVRDAARLLGVISGHDRRDSTSIPRAVPNYEAALGRDLKGLKLGIAKEFLVGGLDPEVKAAVDAAVKQLTSLGAEVVEVSLPHTEYAVAVYYIIATAEASANLARFDGVRYCARVDGPDPISMYERTRGRGFGPEVKRRIILGTYVLSSGYYDAYYLRAQKVRTLIRQDFLNAFEKVDAIVTPTTPTAAFRAGEKTSDPLQMYLSDIYTISCNLAGIPGISLPCGFTQSPKLPIGLQLLGKPFGEETLLQIAHAYEQSTPWHRERPTL